The window TTATTTTTAGGAGAAAGAATAGAGGAAATATTAGATTCATTAAGTCCTCATTATAATACAATAGTACTTGATAATCCACCAATAGCAGTAGCTTCAGATTCAGTATTATTATCAAAATTTGTTGATGGTGTAGTGTTAGTTGTTGGATATGACCAAGTAGGAAAAAAAGAGTTGCAATTTGCTAAAGATATGCTTGACCATGCTAATGCAAACGTTTACGGTTTTGTTGTTAACAAGGTTGACAAGTCAGGTTTATCTTACGGAAATTATGGATATTATACTAATTATTCCCATTACTATAAGGAATATTATGGTGGTGAAGAAAAAGAAGTAGAAAAGAAAAATAAACGTAAAATAATAAAGAGAAAATATAAAAAAATGAATAAAATTCAACAATTCATACATAGATTTAGTAAAGAATACAAAAATCAAATATCTGGTGATTTGAAAGGAAGAAGAAAATGATAGATATTCATTCTCACATATTGTTTTCTGTTGATGATGGAGCAAGAAGCTTGGAAGAATCAATAGAACATATAGAAAAAGCTATAAGTTTAGGGTATACAGGAATAGTATGCACAGCTCACTATAAAGTTTTAGAATTTGAGAATGAGAAGTATGAAGAAAAATTTAATATATTACAAAGGGAAGTTTTCAAAAGAAAGCTTCCTATTAATCTGTATAGGGGAAATGAAGTTGATCTAAGAGAAGGGGTAATGAAAGCTATAGATAAGGTATATACTATAAATAATAGTAAATATATACTTATAGAATTTTCAAGACCTCTAATATATCAAGCATATATAAAAATAATAGATAATCTAATAGATAGGGGTTATGTTCCTGTGCTTGCTCATGTTGAAAGATACCCATATATAAAATTTCATGATTTTATGAAGTTATATGAAAAAAAAGTGATTTTTCAAATGAATCTTAGTATAGTTAAAAATATGAGTAAGAAAATTAAATTTTTATTAGAAGAAGGATATATACAAGTTGTAGGAACAGATGCTCATAGAGTTGAAAATAGAAACTATGATGTATCTCATTATTTAGAAGAACTTAAAAAAATAGTTGGTGAAAGAAGATATATTGAACTAACCAAAGAGAATCCAAGAAAAATAGTAATGAATGAAAATATTAATTTAGAAACTGGAAGGGAGAGGAAGAATAATGAAAAAGTATTATCTTTTAATGGGGCTTTTCACAATATGTTTAGAAAGTTATTCAATGGGATTAACAGTAGAAGATGTAATACAAAGGGCGAAGACATCTAATAATCAAATCAAAATACAAGATTTTGAGAAAAATATTAGAAAAAAAACAAAGGATAAGGCATTTAAGAATTTGATATTGCCACCAATAAGACTATCTGCAGAGGAAGAATGGGATATAGTTAAGGATGAAGGTTTTGGAGCTAATGAGATTAATGCATATATTCCACTTTTTGTAGGGGGAAAAAATATAAACTCATACAAAAAAGCTGCTGCAGAATATAATATTTCTGAAAAAGATCAAGTATTAGTTGGTAATGCTGTGGAAGAACTTGCAGTTTCTAAATATTTTGAAGCATTAAACTATAAAAGACAAGTTGAAATATCAAACACTACAATAGAAGCTTTAGAAAGCCAAAGAAAAAGATTAGAAGTACTATTTGCTGGGGGTAAATTAATACCTAAATCTGAATTATTAAAAGTTAAGGCAAATTTACAAAGAAATAAAAGTTTAAAACTAGAAAATATAAGACTTGAAAAATTAGCAATGGGTGAATTAAGTAAGATATTAAATTATCCTCTTGATACTAAATATGAAAATGTAGAATTTAATTTACGTGAATTTATGAAAAATAAAGGGGACATAAAACAAAGATTTGGAAAAGAAATAACTATGACTACTTTAGGAGAAAAGGAACAATTAAAAGTGGATGTTGCAAAATATGATTTAAATATAGCAAAATCAGATTTATATCCAAAATTCTATTTAAAACCTACTTTCCAGTATAAGGATAAAGAGGGGGATCATTTAGTAAAGAGAGCTAAGGAAGATAGATACGCTCTTGAAGTTGGATTTAGCTATACATTTGCTTGGGGTGGAACAATGGATAGTGTAAGTCAAAAAAGATGGTCATATGAAAAGGCAAAACTTGAGTATGAGGATAATATGAGAGGGATAGAGCTAGAAAGAGATAGTAGAGAAAGAAAGGTAGAAGCCCTTTATGGAAGAGCCTTAGCTTCAAAGCAGGAAGCTGATTATTTAAAAGAAAATGTAAAAATTGATAATATGAGATATGAAAATGGTTTAATTACTACATTTGATTATTTGAATTCTGTAAATAGTTATAGAAATTCTCAAGCACAGTATTATGAAATGATTAGAAACTTGGTAATTGCAACAATGGAATTTGAAAATATATATAAATAAGGCAGGTATACATAGATGTTTAATTTAACTAAAAAGAAGATCATAATAATTGCAGGTATTGTTTTAGTAACTGGAGGTTTAATTTTAAAGGTGGATCCTCTAAATACAAAGGAAGTAAAAGTTGAAAATGTAAGGGTGGGAGCTCTTTCAGATGCAGGAATGTATAGTGGAACTGTTATTCCAGGAAAATTAGTTCCAGTCTATATAGAGGCGCCAGCAGTTGTTGAAAATGTAATGGCAATAGAAGGTGAAGAAGTTGAAAAGGGAACTGATTTAATGGTCTTTTCAAATAAGAGCTTACTTGAAAATGAAAAGCAATTAAAGATAAATGCCCTTGATATAGAAGACGCTGAACTTAGAATAGCTGATTTAAATGGTGGTACTTTAAAATTAGAACTTGATAATAAGCAGCTAGAAATAAAATCTTTGGAAGAAAGCATTAAAAATGAAAGTAAAAAATTACCAATAGTTGAAAAACAAGCAAAAACATATGAAAAACTTTTAGCTGAAGACGGAGTTTCTTCAATAGAAGCTAATCAAAAATTAATGGAATATGAAGAACTAAAAACAAAATTAGATTTAAATAAACAAAAATATAATTTAATGACAGTAAGCTATGAAAGTCTTAGAAGACAGCTTAATATTGATGAGGGTAAGATAAAATCAGAACTTTCAAAATTAAAATTACAAAGAGAAACTTTGGAAATTAGAGAGGAACAATTAAAAAATCCTTTAAAAGCTCCAGTTTCAGGGATAATTATAAATGTAGATGTGGCAGAGGGAAGCTTAATCTCTCCAGGTGAAAGACTTGTGGCAATAGCAGCTAAGGGAGAAAATAGAGTAATATTAGAAATTCCTTCATATGAAGCAGAGACTCTGGAAAAAGGGCAATCGGCTAGAATAATAACAAGAGATTCTATGGGAGATAATACTTACACTGGTTATGTGGATAAGGTTTCTTCAGCAGCAAGATCAAGTGCTAAGGGAAATAATAAGGTAGTTTCAGTGGAGGTTGCTATAACTGGTGAAAATAATTTAAAACCTGGATTTGTAGCAGATGTTGAAATTTCTAAAAAAGCAAAGGAAGATGTACCAGTTGTAAATAATTTCTCTGTACTAGAAGAAAGTGGAAGATATTTTGTTTTTGTTGTGGAAAATGGAGTAGCTAAGAAAAGAGAAGTTAAGATTGGTGCTAGAAGCTTAAACAATTATGAAGTTCTTGATTTACCAGTTGGAACAGAAGTTATAGTAAATCCATTTAAAGTAAAATCAGGAGAAAAAGTAAAGGTTGTGAAGTAGATGGAATTTTGGTTAGCTCTAAAAATGATATTAGGAAATAGAAGAAAGGTTATTTTTCCATTGTTTGCTGTAATTTCAGGAATTACAGCTTTGATTATAACTCTTTCCATATCTAGGGGAGGAGAAATGATAATTAATAATAATCTTTCTTCCCTTGGTGAAAATAGAATAATAATAGGTGGGGATAGTCTATCAAGAAGAGATATGAATATGATAGAAAATTATCCCTTTGTAGAGTACGCCATGTTTCCCCGTGCAAGAGTGAGGGTGGATGATGTAATTTTCATTGGATATTCAAAAAAAGCTCTTAAAACTTTAGGATTAAATAACTTAAAAAATAACGAAATAATTATTGATAAAAATCAGTACAAAGATAAGAATATAGGGGACGTGCTACTATTAACTATAAATAATTTTGAGAGAAAATTTATAGTTAAAGATTTGTATGAAGAAAAAAATCCCTTTGAACTTATGAAAAAAGGTTATAGAATAATAGTATCCCAAAATAAATTTCAGGAATTATTTAATATATATAAATATGATTCCATGATAATTTCATTTGACAAGGATGAGAATCCAGAAGATTATGCACAAGGATTAATTAATAAATTAAAACTTAGCAAGGGAGGATATAGTAATTTAAGATTACTTGAAACTCCAGAAGTTTATAAAAAAGTAGTAAAGATAAAAAAAATGGTAAATAGAACCTTAGGGATAATAGCATTTATATCTCTAGCCCTTGGAGCCTTTGGAATATTAAATCTAATAGGAAATAATATAAAGGCAAGAAGTAAACATATAGGAATACTTAGAGCTATGGGAATGGGAATTAAAAATATCACAAAGGTTTTTATATTAGAAGCAGTAATAATATCTTCAGTAGGTAGTTTTGTAGGGATTTTTTTAGGAATAACAGGAAGCTTTGTAATTGGAAAATTAATAAGTATATATCCTGTGTTTAATTTGTTTCAAATATCACTTAGTCTATTATTGTCCCTAGGAATAGGGATATTCATGGGAGTGTATCCCACTAGAAAAATAAATAGTGAAAGCATAATTAAAATCTTGAAAGGGGACTGATATGAAAAGATACCAAAAGGTAATGATAGGATTAGTAGCTTTAAGTACAATGGCATTAGCTGTTGGAGATGAAACTAAAAAATTTGAAATATGTAGATGTAATGATTTTAGTGAAGAATGTTCTATACCTAGTTATAGTATGAATGTTCCATCTGGGCTTGCAGGAAGTGCTGGAGGAGGATTTGTAGCACTTTCCGGAATAACAGATAAACATGATACAGATGGAGGACTTTCTTTTGGAGTAGGTTATGGAGATAGTGGTGAAAAAATAGGGGGAACTATATCTGTTGGTATAGGAAGTATTGATCCAGTTGAAGGGGGAGCTTTTAACAGAGGAGCTCTTAATATTTCAGCAGGTCATAGTTTTAGAGATAAGTTAATAGGAGTTGCTGTTGGAATGGATGGAATTAATCTATGGCATGGTAGCGATAATGATCATGATAAAAGTCCTAGCATGTACTTAGCAGTAACAAAATTAGTACCAAATGACACACTGCCAATGGTATTTACAGTGGGAGCTGGAAATAATAACTTTGCCAAAGTAAATGAGTCAGGGGATAAAAAGGATCATATATATCCATTTGTTTCAGGGACTGTTTATGTAATGCCGCAAGTCAGTTTAATAGCAGATTATTCATCTGATATAGTAAGTGCAGGAGTTGGGTTTGTACCATTCCCACATTTTCCTATTTCATTTACTGCAGGGGCTTATGATTTAACTAAGGAAAGAAAAGAAGATAGGGTTTCTTTCATAGCTTCAGCATGTTTATGTTTTGAATTCTAATTTATAAGGGAGGAAAATTATGAAAAAAGTAATAATGATATTTGCAGTCTTAGCAAGTGTTTCCTTTGCTGCAAATGATGAATATAGAGTTTTAGGGATGGTTGGAGATCAATTAAAGGTTGAAAAAATAGCAACTCATGAGATAACTCTTATGAAATCAAGTGAAGCTGTAACTTTGGGAATAACTGATTCAGGTGATTCTTCTTCTAAAGTAGCAGAAACTTTTGTAGATGCTTTGATTCCAGATAAAAATAAACCAGTAGTTGGTGAAGAACATCCATCAGTAATACCACCAATGGACGTAATTGATGGAACAGTAACAGCAGCTTATGGTCGTAAATAATTTAAATAGAACAAAAAGAAGCAAATAATAATCTAAAACAAGGTAACTATTGGCCCGAAAAGTATTTTTATCATCAAAACACTTGACAACTTATTTAAATAGTTGTATATATAAAGAATAGTGATTAAATAAAAAGTATTATAAATAGGAGGAACCATTGTGGGAAGAATACTTAAAAATAGAAGAACAATAATTAAAGTTTTATTAGATATATTTTTTATTTTACTTGCAGGTATACTTGCAAGTTTTATTCTTTATGATAAACTTCACGAGGGAAATAAGACAATAGTTTTCATGTATTTGGTAATAGGGTTTTTTATAGCCTCAATAGAAAATGATATCGCAGTAAGCTGGAGTTATACAGATACCAGGGATGTATTGTCCTTGGTAACAATAAATATAATTTCAGCATCTATTACTGCGATTTTTTTATTATTCAGTAGGAATACACAGTTAAAATTTGTATTTTTATTGTTTGTCTTTGCAACGAGTTTTCAACTTTTAGCTAGGTTTTTCTTTAGAATACAGAGAAAAGAAAGATATTCTAAGAAAATAGAAAAAAAGATAAGTGAAAAATTAGACAAGAAAAAAGCATTGATTTATGGAGCTGGAGAAGCAGGACTTGCTTTACTTCGTGAAAGTAGATTAAATAAACGTTTTCCATATAAGATATGTGGTTTTTTAGATGATGATCCTAAAAAAGATTCAATCCTTATAAATGGAATAGATGTTTTTGGAAATGGTGATGAGGCTAAGAAAGTAATAAAAGAGCTTAATATTGAAACTTTTATACTTGCTATCCCTTCAATGAAAACAGATGAAATTAATTCTATCTATGATAAGATAAAAGATATTGATAATCTAGAGATTAAAATACTTCCATATGTATCAGATATATTAAATAATAAACCTCTAGCAGATCAAGTTAGAAATATTAATATATATGATTTACTTGGAAGAGAGGAACAGACCTTTGATGATAGCGGATTAAAGAATTTCTTAGGAGGAAAAACAATAATTGTAACTGGTGGTGGAGGAAGTATTGGTTCAGAGCTTTCAAGACAGATTGCAAAATATAAGCCTAAAAAACTTATTAATATAGATCTTAATGAAAATTCTCTTTATTTACTTGAGCTTGAAATACAAAGGCATTATCCAGGAATCGATTTACAAAGTGAGATTTGTAGTATAAGAGACAAGAAAAAACTAAGAGAAGTATTTAATAAATATAAACCAAATATTGTATTTCATGCAGCAGCTCATAAGCATGTGCCTTTAATGGAACATAACCCTGAAGAGGCTGTAAAGAATAATATATTTGGAACTAAGAATTTAGTAGATGTGGTGGATGAGGTAGGCGTAGAAAAATTTGTAATGATATCTACAGATAAGGCAGTTAATCCAACAAATATAATGGGAGCTACTAAAAGAGCTTGTGAACTAATAGTTGAAAATAAAAATAAGGAAAGTAAGACAAAATTTATGGCTGTAAGATTTGGAAATGTACTTGGAAGTAATGGATCAGTTATTCCAATATTTAAATCTTTAATAGCTGAGGGTAAAAACTTAACAGTAACTCATAAGGACATAACAAGATATTTTATGACAATACCAGAAGCTAGTAGACTAGTAATAGAAGCTGGAAGACTAGGTATTGGAGGAGAATTATTTATTCTTGATATGGGTAAACCTGTAAGGATAATGGATCTAGCAAGAAATATGATAAAGCTTTCAAATGCAAAAGTAGGAATAGAAGTAATAGGTCTTCGTCCAGGAGAAAAATTATACGAAGAACTATTGTATGATACTGCTGCTGCTATAAAGACAGAAAATGATAAGATATTTATAACAAAGATGACAGAAGATAACATAGAGATATCTTATTATTTGGATAAATTCAAAGATGTAATAGAGCTAGAAAGTAAAGATAAGATAAAAGAAGTAATGCATGAGATGGTAAAAACATATAAGGAAGTTGAATATAACTAGGAGTGTAATATGCTATTAAAAAGATTATTTGATGTGATAGTTTCTTTTTTAGGAATAATATTTTTCTTGCCTCTGATGGTATTAGTTGGAATAATTATTAAACTAACATCAAAGGGACCAATATTATTTAAACAAATAAGAGTGACTAAAAATGAAAAATTATTTGAAATTTATAAATTTAGAACAATGAGAGAGAATACAGAAGGAAGTAAACAAATAACTATAGGAGCAGATAAAAGAATAACAAAAATAGGAAAACTATTAAGAGTTACTAAAATAGATGAATTACCACAGCTTTTGAATGTTTTTAAAGGTGATATGAGTTTTGTAGGTCCAAGACCGGAAGTGCCTAGATATGTCAAACTGTACTCGGATAAACAAAAAGAAATATTAAAAGTAAGGGCAGGAATAACAGATTATGCCTCAATAATATTCTCAGAAGAAAGTGAAATTTTAGGAAAAGTAGATGATCCAGAAAAATTTTATATAGAAAAAATTATGCCCTATAAAATAGATTTAAATAAAAGATATTTAAAAAAAATAGGAGTAATATCTGATATTAAATTGATAATTATAACAATTTTAAAAATAATTGGAATTAATATTTTAAAAGAAGAAACTAAATTTAAGGAGTTGATTTAAATGAAAAGAACAATAACATTTTCTCCACCAGATATAACACAAAGAGAAATAGATGAAGTTGTGGATACTTTAAAATCAGGATGGATAACTACAGGACCTAAAACAAAGTTATTTGAAAAGAAAATAGCAGAGTATTGTGAAACTGAAAAAGCAGTTTGTTTTAATTCAGCAACAGCAGCTATGGAATTAACATTAAGATTGTTTGATATAGGTCCAGGAGATGAAGTAATAACTTCAGCTTATACATATACAGCAAGTGCAAGCGTAATATTACATGTTGGAGCAACTCCTGTTTTAGTAGATATAAAATCAGATAGTTTTTTAATTGATTCAGAAAAAATAAAGGAAGCAATAACAGAAAAAACAAAAGCTATTATCCCAGTTGATATAGGTGGTATGCCAGCTGATTATGATGAAATTTTCAAAATAGTTGAAGAAAAAAAAGGATTATTTAATCCTAAAAAAGGAACTTTACAAGAAAAATTAGGAAGAATATTAATTTTAGCTGACGCAGCACATTCTTTTGGGGCCACTTATAAAGGATCAAAAATAGGAAGTGTTGCAGATTTCTCAAGTTTTTCATTTCATGCAGTTAAAAATTTAACTACAGCAGAAGGCGGAGCTTTAACTTGGAAAGAAAATAAAGCTTTAGATAATGGGGATATGTATAAACAGTTTATGCTACTTTCATTACATGGTCAAAATAAAGATGCATTATCAAAAATGAAAGCGGGGGCTTGGAAGTACGATATAGCTATTCCAGGTTACAAATGTAATATGACTGATATTAATGCAGCTATAGGATTAGCTCAATTAGAAAGATATGATAGTGAAATACTTGTTAAAAAAGAAAAAATAGTTTCATGGTATAAAAAATATTTTAAAGATATAAAAGGAATAATTCTTCCTGAATTTGATTTAAAAGATAGAAAAAGTTCAAAACATATATATGCTTTGAGATTAGTAAATAAAACATTAGAAGAAAGAAATAAAATTATTATAGGATTAGCAGAAGAAGGAATAGCAACAAATGTTCATTATCAGCCATTGCCATTATTTACAGCGTATAAAAATTTAGGATATAAAATGGAAGATTATCCAATTTCTTATGCAATGTCTATAAATGAAATATCCATGCCATTTCATAATATGTTAAAAGAAGATGATATTAAATATATAGCAAAAATTTTTAAAGGAATATTTTAATGAAAAGAAAGATACTTTTAATGGAAAATGATATTTGGAGTTTATGCAATTTTAGGCTAGGTATAATAAAAAAAATGATAGAATTAGGTTATGAAGTACATCTTTCAGGGATTGATAACGAAAATGAAAAGATAAATAATTTAAAGATTTATAAACATAACTTAAATATAAAATCGAGTAGCAAAAATATAATTGATGATTTAAGATTAAGTTTTGAAATATTTAGATTGTATTGGGAAATAAAACCTGATTATACATTATTATATAGCATTAAACCTAATATTTATGGTAATTTTGTAGCGAAAATTTTAAATATAAAAACTATAAGTAATGTTAATGGGTTAGGAAATGTTTTTATGTCAGCTAATAAAACTAGAAAAATTGTAGAGCTTTTATATAAACTAGCTTTCAAACATCCAACTAAAATTTTTTTTCAAAACCGAGATGATATGAATTTATTTTTAAATTCAAAATTAGTAGAAAAAGAAGAAGTTGAAAGAATTCCAGGTTCAGGAGTTAATTTGAAAAAGTTTAAACCTGTTAAAAAACAGAGGAATTTAGAAAAAATAGTTTTTTTATTAATTTCTAGAATGATTTGGACTAAAGGAATTAAGGAATATATAGAAGCTGCAAAAATTTTAAAAATAAAAGGATATAAAGATGTTGAATTTCAACTTTTAGGTCCGTTAAATGTTGATAATGAAGAAGCTATAGAAAAAGAATATTTGGATAATAATAAAAGATATATCAAGTATTTAGGTGTTTCAAAAGATGTTAGAGAAGAGATAAGAAATTCGGATTGTATAGTATTGCCTTCTTTTTATAGAGAAGGGGTTCCTAAAACTCTTATAGAGGCAGCTTCAATGGGGAAACCAATTATTACAACAGATAATGTTGGATGTAGAGATATTGTTGAAA of the Fusobacterium sp. JB019 genome contains:
- a CDS encoding DegT/DnrJ/EryC1/StrS family aminotransferase, translating into MKRTITFSPPDITQREIDEVVDTLKSGWITTGPKTKLFEKKIAEYCETEKAVCFNSATAAMELTLRLFDIGPGDEVITSAYTYTASASVILHVGATPVLVDIKSDSFLIDSEKIKEAITEKTKAIIPVDIGGMPADYDEIFKIVEEKKGLFNPKKGTLQEKLGRILILADAAHSFGATYKGSKIGSVADFSSFSFHAVKNLTTAEGGALTWKENKALDNGDMYKQFMLLSLHGQNKDALSKMKAGAWKYDIAIPGYKCNMTDINAAIGLAQLERYDSEILVKKEKIVSWYKKYFKDIKGIILPEFDLKDRKSSKHIYALRLVNKTLEERNKIIIGLAEEGIATNVHYQPLPLFTAYKNLGYKMEDYPISYAMSINEISMPFHNMLKEDDIKYIAKIFKGIF
- a CDS encoding CpsB/CapC family capsule biosynthesis tyrosine phosphatase, whose amino-acid sequence is MIDIHSHILFSVDDGARSLEESIEHIEKAISLGYTGIVCTAHYKVLEFENEKYEEKFNILQREVFKRKLPINLYRGNEVDLREGVMKAIDKVYTINNSKYILIEFSRPLIYQAYIKIIDNLIDRGYVPVLAHVERYPYIKFHDFMKLYEKKVIFQMNLSIVKNMSKKIKFLLEEGYIQVVGTDAHRVENRNYDVSHYLEELKKIVGERRYIELTKENPRKIVMNENINLETGRERKNNEKVLSFNGAFHNMFRKLFNGINSRRCNTKGEDI
- a CDS encoding TolC family protein codes for the protein MKKYYLLMGLFTICLESYSMGLTVEDVIQRAKTSNNQIKIQDFEKNIRKKTKDKAFKNLILPPIRLSAEEEWDIVKDEGFGANEINAYIPLFVGGKNINSYKKAAAEYNISEKDQVLVGNAVEELAVSKYFEALNYKRQVEISNTTIEALESQRKRLEVLFAGGKLIPKSELLKVKANLQRNKSLKLENIRLEKLAMGELSKILNYPLDTKYENVEFNLREFMKNKGDIKQRFGKEITMTTLGEKEQLKVDVAKYDLNIAKSDLYPKFYLKPTFQYKDKEGDHLVKRAKEDRYALEVGFSYTFAWGGTMDSVSQKRWSYEKAKLEYEDNMRGIELERDSRERKVEALYGRALASKQEADYLKENVKIDNMRYENGLITTFDYLNSVNSYRNSQAQYYEMIRNLVIATMEFENIYK
- a CDS encoding CpsD/CapB family tyrosine-protein kinase, with the translated sequence MGKRKIFFKGNEEVEVVEALRAVRTNLSFLNEKKMGRKIIFTSVIPNEGKSFLASNYAASVATSGKKALLIDCDIRRPRAHESFGVKFERGMESVLMREASVEDVIIRDALPNLDIIPSRHVEQGVTELFLGERIEEILDSLSPHYNTIVLDNPPIAVASDSVLLSKFVDGVVLVVGYDQVGKKELQFAKDMLDHANANVYGFVVNKVDKSGLSYGNYGYYTNYSHYYKEYYGGEEKEVEKKNKRKIIKRKYKKMNKIQQFIHRFSKEYKNQISGDLKGRRK
- a CDS encoding efflux RND transporter periplasmic adaptor subunit codes for the protein MFNLTKKKIIIIAGIVLVTGGLILKVDPLNTKEVKVENVRVGALSDAGMYSGTVIPGKLVPVYIEAPAVVENVMAIEGEEVEKGTDLMVFSNKSLLENEKQLKINALDIEDAELRIADLNGGTLKLELDNKQLEIKSLEESIKNESKKLPIVEKQAKTYEKLLAEDGVSSIEANQKLMEYEELKTKLDLNKQKYNLMTVSYESLRRQLNIDEGKIKSELSKLKLQRETLEIREEQLKNPLKAPVSGIIINVDVAEGSLISPGERLVAIAAKGENRVILEIPSYEAETLEKGQSARIITRDSMGDNTYTGYVDKVSSAARSSAKGNNKVVSVEVAITGENNLKPGFVADVEISKKAKEDVPVVNNFSVLEESGRYFVFVVENGVAKKREVKIGARSLNNYEVLDLPVGTEVIVNPFKVKSGEKVKVVK
- a CDS encoding FtsX-like permease family protein, translating into MEFWLALKMILGNRRKVIFPLFAVISGITALIITLSISRGGEMIINNNLSSLGENRIIIGGDSLSRRDMNMIENYPFVEYAMFPRARVRVDDVIFIGYSKKALKTLGLNNLKNNEIIIDKNQYKDKNIGDVLLLTINNFERKFIVKDLYEEKNPFELMKKGYRIIVSQNKFQELFNIYKYDSMIISFDKDENPEDYAQGLINKLKLSKGGYSNLRLLETPEVYKKVVKIKKMVNRTLGIIAFISLALGAFGILNLIGNNIKARSKHIGILRAMGMGIKNITKVFILEAVIISSVGSFVGIFLGITGSFVIGKLISIYPVFNLFQISLSLLLSLGIGIFMGVYPTRKINSESIIKILKGD
- a CDS encoding nucleoside-diphosphate sugar epimerase/dehydratase; the encoded protein is MGRILKNRRTIIKVLLDIFFILLAGILASFILYDKLHEGNKTIVFMYLVIGFFIASIENDIAVSWSYTDTRDVLSLVTINIISASITAIFLLFSRNTQLKFVFLLFVFATSFQLLARFFFRIQRKERYSKKIEKKISEKLDKKKALIYGAGEAGLALLRESRLNKRFPYKICGFLDDDPKKDSILINGIDVFGNGDEAKKVIKELNIETFILAIPSMKTDEINSIYDKIKDIDNLEIKILPYVSDILNNKPLADQVRNINIYDLLGREEQTFDDSGLKNFLGGKTIIVTGGGGSIGSELSRQIAKYKPKKLINIDLNENSLYLLELEIQRHYPGIDLQSEICSIRDKKKLREVFNKYKPNIVFHAAAHKHVPLMEHNPEEAVKNNIFGTKNLVDVVDEVGVEKFVMISTDKAVNPTNIMGATKRACELIVENKNKESKTKFMAVRFGNVLGSNGSVIPIFKSLIAEGKNLTVTHKDITRYFMTIPEASRLVIEAGRLGIGGELFILDMGKPVRIMDLARNMIKLSNAKVGIEVIGLRPGEKLYEELLYDTAAAIKTENDKIFITKMTEDNIEISYYLDKFKDVIELESKDKIKEVMHEMVKTYKEVEYN
- a CDS encoding glycosyltransferase family 4 protein, with the protein product MKRKILLMENDIWSLCNFRLGIIKKMIELGYEVHLSGIDNENEKINNLKIYKHNLNIKSSSKNIIDDLRLSFEIFRLYWEIKPDYTLLYSIKPNIYGNFVAKILNIKTISNVNGLGNVFMSANKTRKIVELLYKLAFKHPTKIFFQNRDDMNLFLNSKLVEKEEVERIPGSGVNLKKFKPVKKQRNLEKIVFLLISRMIWTKGIKEYIEAAKILKIKGYKDVEFQLLGPLNVDNEEAIEKEYLDNNKRYIKYLGVSKDVREEIRNSDCIVLPSFYREGVPKTLIEAASMGKPIITTDNVGCRDIVENNYNGFLVKIKNVEDLALKLEKFIKLSKKEKIRLGKNSRNKAEKEFDEEIIINKYKNLINK
- a CDS encoding sugar transferase, with translation MLLKRLFDVIVSFLGIIFFLPLMVLVGIIIKLTSKGPILFKQIRVTKNEKLFEIYKFRTMRENTEGSKQITIGADKRITKIGKLLRVTKIDELPQLLNVFKGDMSFVGPRPEVPRYVKLYSDKQKEILKVRAGITDYASIIFSEESEILGKVDDPEKFYIEKIMPYKIDLNKRYLKKIGVISDIKLIIITILKIIGINILKEETKFKELI